Proteins from a single region of Xenopus laevis strain J_2021 chromosome 9_10S, Xenopus_laevis_v10.1, whole genome shotgun sequence:
- the csf3.S gene encoding granulocyte colony-stimulating factor has translation MFSLRDFLFILCLSLRVLSAPLPGVLSADKEFLQINKEFSRKIIRDAERLINDLCRNEGWCEKSQLTFFQLQDVPLDQCQAGSFSQEGCFSQLSNGLMELQRRVMAMPGHLPKENLQRLEKDISDLFVNIQEEMEAQGITAQNSPSQTSLPTSTSTFHQKATMFLILSDLADFMRTLHSLLA, from the exons ATGTTCTCCCTAAGAG ATTTCCTCTTTATTCTTTGCCTGTCCTTGAGGGTCCTCTCAGCGCCTCTCCCGGGAGTTTTATCCGCCGATAAGGAATTTCTGCAGATTAACAAGGAATTCAGCAGGAAAATCATAAGAGATGCAGAGAGACTGATAAACGATTTG TGTCGGAATGAAGGTTGGTGTGAGAAGAGTCAGTTGACATTCTTTCAGCTCCAGGACGTGCCTCTGGACCAGTGCCAGGCTGGTTCCTTTAGCCAG GAGGGCTGCTTCTCTCAACTGTCCAATGGGCTGATGGAGCTGCAGAGAAGAGTTATGGCCATGCCTGGCCACCTACCCAAGGAAAACCTTCAGCGACTGGAAAAGGACATCAGTGACTTGTTTGTCAACATCCAGGAAGAG ATGGAGGCACAAGGCATAACAGCCCAGAACTCCCCTTCTCAGACATCACTGCCCACAAGCACCAGTACCTTCCACCAGAAAGCCACCATGTTCCTCATCCTTTCCGACTTGGCCGACTTCATGAGAACCTTGCATAGTCTACTGGCATAA
- the psmd3.S gene encoding proteasome 26S subunit, non-ATPase 3 S homeolog (The RefSeq protein has 1 substitution compared to this genomic sequence) encodes MKEAVAKRKEPEDVEMKEEESESGEGGKKELDSVTLEDIKEHVKQIERAVSGKEPRFVLRALRALPSTSRRLNPNVVHKAINGFFTSNPTTRDFLLGFLEELMDTEGDVQFRPRTGKAAAAPLLPEVETYLQLLLVIHLMNSKRYTEAQKVSDDLMQKISPQNRRALDLVVAKCYYYHSRIYEFLNKLDAVRSFLHARLRTATLRHDADGQATLLNLLLRNYLQYNLYDQAEKLVSKSVFPELANNNEWARYLYYTGRIKAIQLEYTGARRTLTNALRKAPQHTAVGFKQTVHKLLIVVELLLGEIPDRLQFRQHCLKRSLMPYFLLTQAVRTGNLSKFNQVLEQFCEKFQSDGTYTLIIRLRHNVIKTGVRMISLSYSRISLPDIAHKLQLDSAEDAEFIVAKAIRDGVIEAGINHEKGYVQSKEMIDIYSTREPQLAFHQRISFCLDIHNMSVKAMRFPPKSYNKDLESAEERREREQQDLEFAKEMAEDDDDGFP; translated from the exons ATGAAAGAAGCAGTGGCTAAGCGAAAAGAACCGGAGGACGTGGAGATGAAAGAGGAGGAGTCGGAAAGCGGCGAGGGAGGGAAGAAGGAGCTGGACAGCGTCACATTGGAAG ATATCAAAGAGCATGTAAAGCAGATTGAGAGGGCTGTGTCTGGGAAAGAGCCAAGATTTGTACTTCGGGCTCTAAGAGCTTTACCCTCAACTTCTCGCCGCCTCAATCCCAATGTGGTGCACAAGGCAATTAATGGCTTCTTCACCTCCAACCCTCCAACCCGTGATTTTCTGCTCGGCTTCCTGGAAGAG CTGATGGACACAGAGGGAGACGTGCAGTTTCGGCCACGCACTGGCAAAGCTGCCGCCGCTCCCCTGCTGCCGGAGGTAGAGACGTATCTCCAGCTGTTACTTGTCATTCACCTGATGAACAGCAAGCGCTATACAGAG GCTCAAAAAGTCTCTGATGACTTAATGCAGAAGATTAGCCCCCAGAACCGCCGTGCACTGGACCTGGTGGTTGCAAAATGTTACTATTACCATTCACGTATTTACGAGTTCCTCAACAAGCTGGACGCAGTCAGGAG CTTCCTGCATGCAAGACTGCGCACAGCCACGCTCAGGCACGATGCCGATGGGCAAGCAACGCTGCTCAACCTCCTGCTCAGAAATTACCTTCAGTACAACTTGTACGATCAGGCTGAAAAATTAGTGTCCAAGTCTGTGTTCCCTGAGCTGGCAAATAATAATGAGTGGGCTCGCTATTTGTACTACACAG GGCGCATTAAAGCCATTCAGCTGGAGTACACAGGAGCAAGGAGGACTCTGACTAATGCCCTGAGGAAGGCTCCCCAGCACACTGCTGTGGGCTTCAAACAGACT GTTCACAAGCTTCTGATTGTGGTGGAGCTGCTACTTGGAGAAATCCCAGACCGTCTCCAGTTCAGGCAACATTGTCTCAAGAGGTCACTTATGCCCTATTTCCTTCTTACTCAAG ctgttaGGACTGGAAATCTGTCCAAATTTAACCAGGTTCTTGAACAGTTCTGTGAGAAGTTCCAGTCTGATGGGACATACACGCTTATCATTCGTCTGAGACACAACGTCATCAAGACAG GAGTACGCATGATCAGCCTGTCATACTCCCGGATCTCTTTGCCTGACATTGCTCACAAGCTGCAGCTGGACAGTGCCGAGGATGCAGAGTTTATAGTGGCCAAA GCGATTCGTGACGGCGTTATTGAGGCCGGCATTAACCACGAAAAAGGCTACGTCCAATCAAAGGAGATGATTGATATTTATTCCACAAGAGAGCCACAGTTGGCATTTCACCAGCGCATTTCATTCTGCTTGGATATACACAACATGTCTGTAAAG gcTATGCGATTTCCCCCAAAGTCCTACAACAAAGACCTGGAGTCTGCAGAG GAACGCAGAGAGAGAGAACAGCAGGACTTAGAATTTGCTAAGGAAATGgcagaagatgatgatgatggattTCCATAA